A region from the Pelobates fuscus isolate aPelFus1 chromosome 1, aPelFus1.pri, whole genome shotgun sequence genome encodes:
- the LOC134586596 gene encoding OX-2 membrane glycoprotein-like, protein MRHLWVLLCLFHSVFGSLKVISMEKQLAAVGHDVTLECQLIASTKPDVQQVSWKKESGDNVGPVATSSKSFGKRYIGYYSNRIANFTEITPNVSAITIRSVDLEDQGCFKCIFNIFPLGAMDALICLDVYEMNISEPNLEVYPMSSTSGLNETYIITCSVTGRPAPSIEWSLPYTSQEIPQTYTIEHPDHSVTVISNFTQRLSRQQRDTTVTCIIYHPALKEATYLTKSIDSTREENPLQDIMVWVWPIAAIVIFIISVLIVFIITCQGYIKPQQYQKCTAKKFSSSKTAMIRPTDNSTCQKSHFNIVCVANVSSFPL, encoded by the exons ATGAGACATCTCTGGGTGTTACTCTGTCTCTTTCACTCTGTATTTG GTTCACTGAAAGTAATTAGCATGGAGAAGCAATTGGCAGCTGTAGGACATGATGTGACTCTTGAATGCCAACTTATAGCCAGTACGAAGCCAGATGTGCAGCAAGTCTCATGGAAGAAGGAGTCGGGCGATAACGTTGGACCAGTCGCTACTTCTAGCAAATCATTTGGAAAGAGATACATTGGATATTATTCAAATCGCATAGCCAATTTCACTGAAATAACACCGAATGTGTCGGCAATTACAATCCGATCAGTGGATCTGGAAGATCAAGGttgttttaaatgcatatttaatATCTTCCCTTTGGGAGCAATGGATGCACTCATTTGCCTTGATGTCTATG AAATGAACATATCTGAGCCCAATCTGGAAGTATACCCTATGTCCAGCACATCCGGCTTGAATGAAACCTATATTATCACTTGTTCTGTAACTGGAAGACCAGCACCGAGCATCGAGTGGAGCCTGCCATACACGTCCCAGGAGATCCCTCAGACATACACGATCGAACACCCCGATCACAGTGTTACTGTCATTAGTAACTTTACACAAAGGTTGTCACGGCAACAGAGGGACACAACAGTGACCTGCATCATTTACCATCCAGCTCTCAAAGAAGCCACCTACCTCACAAAGTCCATCGATTCTACCA GAGAGGAGAATCCATTGCAAGACATAATGGTCTGGGTGTGGCCTATTGCTGCAATAGTCATTTTCATCATTTCAGTTTTAATTGTATTCATCATCACCTGCCAAGGATACATAAAACCGCAACAATATCAG aaATGCACTGCCAAAAAGTTTTCTTCAAGCAAAACCGCCATGATAAGACCGACTGATAATTCCACGTGTCAAAAATCCCATTTTAATATTGTGTGCGTAGCTAACGTGTCCAGTTTCCCTCTATAA